The following coding sequences lie in one Buchnera aphidicola (Macrosiphum euphorbiae) genomic window:
- a CDS encoding YchE family NAAT transporter, with product MNISIFDLSIYIKFFIGLCALVNPIGMIPIFTTMTNNQSFLERKKTNLIANFSASLILLISLFFGADILNIFGISINSFRIAGGILIISIAFSMISGQFIKKIKKTKDKKEENKLDNISVVPLAMPLIAGPGAISSTIVWSTYYSSWMNLFLCSLVIFLFSFVCWLCFEAAPCVVQILGKMGINIITRIMGLLLMSLGIEFIIIGIKSIFPGLLH from the coding sequence ATGAACATTTCAATTTTTGATTTATCTATATATATAAAATTCTTTATAGGTTTATGTGCTTTAGTTAATCCAATTGGAATGATTCCTATCTTTACAACTATGACAAATAATCAGTCCTTTTTAGAAAGAAAAAAGACTAATTTAATAGCTAATTTTTCAGCATCATTAATTTTATTAATATCATTATTTTTTGGTGCTGATATCTTAAATATTTTTGGTATATCTATTAATTCCTTTCGAATTGCTGGTGGGATACTAATTATTAGCATAGCTTTTTCCATGATCAGTGGTCAATTTATTAAAAAAATAAAAAAAACAAAAGATAAAAAAGAAGAAAATAAACTGGATAATATCAGTGTTGTGCCCTTAGCTATGCCTTTAATTGCTGGTCCTGGAGCAATTAGTTCTACTATTGTTTGGAGTACTTATTATTCAAGTTGGATGAATTTATTCCTATGTAGTTTAGTAATTTTTTTATTTTCTTTTGTTTGTTGGTTATGTTTTGAAGCTGCTCCATGTGTAGTACAAATTTTAGGGAAAATGGGAATTAATATTATTACTCGTATTATGGGTTTATTGCTAATGTCTCTCGGAATAGAATTTATTATTATTGGTATAAAATCTATTTTCCCTGGATTATTACATTAA
- the purB gene encoding adenylosuccinate lyase — MELTSLTAISPIDGRYSNLTILLRNIFSEFGFLKYRVNIEIQWLKKIISMSQKLEIHDIKNKEILFLDNIVKKFNEADAIFIKNIEKKTNHDVKALEYFLKSKISNKSKNLSSISEFVHFGCTSEDINNIAYALMMKDARDQVILPLWDKIISVLKKMVFKYKKNPLLSMTHGQPATPSTMGKEIANFYYRMKRQYVKLKKIEILGKINGSTGNYNAYLAAYPEINWHKISEEFVTSFGINWNPYTTQIEPHDYLAEFFSCMSLFNTILIDFNRDMWGYISLNYFKQKLIDCEIGSSIMPHKINPIDFENSEGNLGLSNSLMNHMITKLPISRWQRDLSDSTVLRNLGVAISYSIISYYSVLSGIDKLEINESQLFKNLDKNWSVLSEPIQTVMRRYGIKNGYEKLKKLTRGKKINKDIIHIFISSLNIPEEEKKRLKDFTPSNYIGGATQMINEIE; from the coding sequence ATGGAATTAACTTCATTAACAGCTATTTCTCCTATTGATGGTCGATACAGCAATTTAACAATATTATTAAGAAATATTTTTAGCGAATTTGGGTTTTTAAAATATCGTGTTAATATTGAAATTCAATGGCTAAAAAAAATAATTAGCATGTCTCAAAAATTAGAAATTCATGATATTAAAAATAAAGAAATATTATTTCTTGATAATATTGTTAAAAAATTTAATGAAGCAGATGCAATCTTCATTAAGAATATAGAAAAAAAAACTAATCATGATGTCAAAGCTTTAGAATATTTTTTAAAAAGTAAGATTTCTAATAAATCTAAAAATCTTTCGTCTATTTCAGAATTTGTACATTTTGGATGCACTTCAGAAGATATTAATAATATAGCATACGCGTTAATGATGAAAGATGCTCGTGATCAAGTGATTTTACCATTATGGGATAAAATTATAAGCGTCTTAAAAAAAATGGTTTTTAAATATAAAAAAAATCCTTTGTTATCCATGACTCATGGACAACCGGCCACTCCGTCAACTATGGGTAAAGAAATTGCTAATTTTTATTATCGAATGAAACGTCAGTATGTAAAACTTAAAAAAATAGAAATATTAGGAAAAATTAATGGTAGTACTGGCAATTATAATGCATATTTAGCAGCATATCCTGAAATTAATTGGCATAAAATAAGCGAGGAGTTTGTAACATCATTTGGCATTAATTGGAACCCATATACTACACAAATTGAGCCACATGATTACCTTGCAGAATTTTTTAGTTGCATGTCACTTTTTAATACTATTTTAATTGATTTTAATCGTGATATGTGGGGTTATATTTCTCTTAATTATTTTAAACAAAAATTAATAGATTGTGAAATAGGTTCTTCAATAATGCCACATAAAATTAATCCAATTGATTTTGAAAATTCTGAAGGTAATTTAGGACTATCTAATTCTCTAATGAATCACATGATAACAAAGCTTCCTATTTCTAGATGGCAGCGGGATTTAAGTGATTCTACAGTATTGCGAAATTTAGGTGTAGCTATTTCTTATTCAATTATTTCATATTATTCTGTACTATCAGGAATCGATAAATTGGAGATTAATGAATCTCAATTATTCAAAAATTTAGATAAGAATTGGTCTGTTTTATCTGAACCTATTCAAACTGTTATGCGTCGTTATGGAATTAAAAATGGATATGAAAAATTAAAAAAATTAACTCGTGGAAAGAAAATTAATAAAGATATTATACATATTTTTATTTCTAGTTTAAATATTCCAGAAGAAGAAAAAAAACGTCTAAAAGATTTTACTCCTTCTAACTATATTGGTGGAGCTACTCAAATGATAAATGAAATAGAATAA
- the lepA gene encoding translation elongation factor 4, with translation MKNIRNFSIIAHIDHGKSTLSDRLIQICGGLSEREMFNQVLDSMDLERERGITIKAQSVMIDYKNKLGNIFNLNFIDTPGHVDFSYEVSRSLAACEGALLVVDSTQGVEAQTLANCYNALEMNLEIVPVLNKIDLPNSNVEKVAKEIEDIIGISALDAIRCSAKTGEGIEELIERIITDIPSPNGSIDSPLQALIIDSWFDNYLGVVSLIRIKNGIIFEKDKIQVMSTGKNYIVDQLGVFTPKKLNKSQLKCGEVGWIICGIKNIVAAPVGDTLTHANNPAKKTVTGFKKIKPQIYAGLFPVTSDQYETFRDALGKLSLNDSSLFYEPENSTALGFGFRCGFLGLLHMEIIQARLEREYFIDLISTAPTVIYEIELINGKIIYLDTPSNFPNMNDIKKIKEPIVECNILLPPQFLGPVIKLCIKKRGVQINMVYHTHQVLLKYNIPMNEVVLNFFDELKSVSSGYASLEYDFKFFQSAKMVRIDILINSEKVDALTMLSYYKNAQYRSREIVNKMRMLIPRHQFDISIQAMINNSIVARSTIKQLRKNVLAKCYGGDISRKKKLLQKQKDGKKRMKKIGNVNMPKTVFLSILNTKKN, from the coding sequence ATGAAAAATATAAGAAATTTTTCTATTATAGCTCATATTGATCATGGAAAATCAACTTTATCTGATCGATTAATACAAATATGTGGTGGGTTATCTGAAAGAGAAATGTTTAATCAAGTATTAGATTCAATGGATTTAGAAAGAGAACGCGGTATTACTATTAAAGCTCAAAGTGTTATGATTGATTACAAAAATAAATTAGGTAATATTTTTAATTTAAATTTTATTGATACTCCAGGTCATGTAGATTTTTCTTATGAAGTATCTCGATCATTAGCTGCATGTGAAGGTGCACTATTAGTTGTAGATTCTACCCAAGGAGTCGAGGCACAAACTTTAGCTAATTGTTACAATGCATTAGAAATGAATTTAGAAATTGTTCCAGTATTAAATAAAATAGATCTTCCGAATTCGAACGTAGAAAAAGTAGCTAAAGAAATTGAAGATATTATAGGAATATCTGCATTAGATGCAATCAGATGTTCAGCTAAAACAGGCGAAGGTATTGAAGAACTTATAGAACGTATAATTACTGATATTCCTTCTCCTAATGGTTCAATAGATTCTCCACTTCAAGCTTTAATTATAGATTCATGGTTTGATAATTATCTAGGGGTAGTATCTTTAATCAGAATTAAAAATGGAATTATATTTGAAAAAGATAAAATTCAGGTAATGAGTACAGGAAAAAATTATATTGTTGATCAATTAGGAGTTTTTACTCCAAAAAAATTGAATAAAAGTCAATTAAAATGTGGTGAAGTAGGTTGGATTATTTGTGGCATAAAAAATATTGTTGCTGCTCCAGTTGGTGATACCTTAACGCACGCGAACAATCCAGCAAAAAAAACAGTAACAGGATTTAAAAAAATTAAACCTCAAATATATGCTGGTCTATTTCCTGTTACATCAGATCAATACGAAACGTTTAGAGATGCATTAGGCAAACTTAGTTTAAATGATTCTTCTTTATTTTATGAACCAGAAAATTCTACAGCTCTTGGTTTTGGATTTAGATGTGGATTTTTAGGTTTATTACACATGGAAATTATTCAAGCTCGTTTAGAAAGAGAATATTTTATTGATTTAATTTCAACAGCACCTACAGTAATTTATGAAATAGAATTAATTAATGGAAAAATAATTTATTTAGATACTCCTTCTAATTTTCCTAATATGAATGATATTAAAAAAATCAAAGAACCTATAGTAGAATGCAACATTCTATTACCCCCTCAATTTCTTGGTCCAGTCATCAAGTTATGTATAAAAAAAAGAGGTGTTCAAATTAATATGGTTTATCATACACATCAGGTATTATTAAAATACAATATACCCATGAATGAAGTAGTATTAAATTTTTTTGATGAATTAAAGTCTGTTTCTAGTGGATACGCTTCATTAGAATATGATTTTAAATTTTTTCAATCCGCTAAAATGGTGCGTATAGATATATTAATTAATTCAGAAAAAGTAGATGCATTGACAATGTTGTCTTATTATAAAAACGCACAATATCGTTCTCGTGAAATAGTTAATAAAATGAGAATGTTAATACCCCGACATCAATTTGATATTTCTATTCAAGCAATGATTAATAATTCCATTGTTGCACGTTCTACTATTAAACAATTAAGAAAAAATGTATTAGCAAAGTGCTATGGCGGTGATATCAGCAGAAAAAAGAAATTATTACAAAAACAAAAAGATGGAAAAAAAAGAATGAAAAAAATAGGTAATGTTAACATGCCTAAAACAGTATTTCTTTCAATTTTAAATACTAAAAAAAATTAA
- the mnmA gene encoding tRNA 2-thiouridine(34) synthase MnmA yields the protein MKIKKNKKVIIAMSGGVDSSVSAWILKKRQYQVEGLFMKNWEEDDKSGYCNSTQDLFDAEQVCKKLNIYLHKINFSSEYWEYVFKDFLIEYKKGKTPNPDILCNKEIKFNMFLNYSIQELAADYIATGHYARIKKINRKYLLLKGIDLNKDQSYFLYTLNSTQLKRILFPIGHLKKNKVREIAKKIDLKIAEKKDSTGICFIGPKKIKNFLSSYLPEKKGDIVTVSGQVIGKHCGVFYYTLGQRQGLGVGGIKGKYNMPWYVVEKNIKKNILIVAQGSYNKHLMSVGLIAKNINWVNNDQISFPFSCMAKIRYRQKDIICKIEYINNRYIRILFDSPVIAVTPGQSIVFYLSEICIGGGIIVSRLPLL from the coding sequence ATGAAAATAAAAAAAAATAAAAAAGTAATTATTGCTATGTCCGGAGGTGTTGATTCATCGGTTTCAGCATGGATTTTAAAGAAAAGACAATATCAAGTAGAAGGTTTATTTATGAAGAATTGGGAAGAAGATGATAAATCAGGATATTGTAATTCTACTCAAGATTTGTTTGATGCTGAACAAGTATGTAAAAAATTAAACATATATCTTCATAAAATAAATTTTTCTTCAGAATATTGGGAATATGTTTTTAAAGATTTTTTGATTGAATATAAAAAAGGAAAAACACCAAATCCCGATATATTATGCAATAAAGAAATCAAGTTCAATATGTTTTTGAATTATTCAATTCAAGAACTCGCAGCAGATTATATCGCAACAGGACATTATGCTCGTATAAAAAAAATAAATAGAAAATATTTACTTTTAAAAGGCATCGATCTTAACAAAGATCAAAGTTATTTTTTATACACCTTAAATAGTACTCAACTAAAAAGAATTTTATTTCCTATTGGACATTTAAAAAAAAATAAAGTTAGAGAAATTGCTAAAAAAATAGATTTAAAAATTGCTGAAAAAAAAGATTCCACTGGTATTTGTTTTATTGGTCCAAAAAAAATAAAAAATTTTTTGAGTTCTTATCTTCCTGAAAAAAAAGGTGATATAGTTACAGTCTCTGGACAAGTTATCGGAAAACATTGCGGAGTTTTTTATTACACTTTAGGTCAACGACAAGGTTTAGGAGTTGGTGGAATAAAAGGAAAATACAATATGCCATGGTATGTTGTAGAAAAAAATATTAAAAAAAACATATTAATTGTTGCTCAAGGTTCTTATAATAAACATCTTATGTCTGTAGGCTTAATTGCGAAAAATATCAACTGGGTTAATAATGATCAAATATCTTTTCCCTTCTCTTGTATGGCAAAAATAAGATATCGTCAAAAAGATATTATATGTAAAATAGAATATATAAACAATAGATATATACGAATATTATTTGATTCACCTGTTATTGCAGTCACACCTGGTCAATCAATAGTTTTTTATTTATCAGAAATATGTATAGGTGGTGGGATTATTGTATCTAGATTGCCATTATTGTAA
- a CDS encoding enoyl-ACP reductase FabI — protein sequence MGFLKGKKILIIGISSVRSISFGIAKSLYRQKAELGFVCQNEKIRKKIKILAESMKSSIVLSCDVSNDENIKKLFMDLKQVWKRFDGLVHAVAYCPKEYLNGDFINNVTRKGFNISHEISSYSFLALVKECRKMLNNFSSLLTLSYLGAQRVVPNYNLMGLAKASLEANVRYMAYSLGKENTRVNAISSGPIRTISSYKIKNFNKIQNYSNSSSFLKNSITSENIGNTASFLLSDLSLGITGSVIYVDNGFNISSINGLI from the coding sequence ATGGGATTTTTAAAAGGTAAAAAAATTTTAATAATTGGGATTTCAAGTGTAAGATCAATTTCTTTTGGTATAGCTAAATCTTTATATAGACAAAAAGCAGAATTAGGATTTGTATGTCAAAATGAAAAAATAAGAAAAAAAATAAAAATTTTAGCAGAATCAATGAAATCTTCTATTGTATTATCTTGCGATGTTTCTAATGATGAGAACATTAAAAAACTATTTATGGATTTAAAACAAGTATGGAAAAGATTTGATGGATTAGTTCATGCTGTTGCGTATTGTCCCAAGGAATATTTAAATGGGGATTTTATCAACAATGTTACTAGAAAAGGATTTAATATTTCTCATGAAATTAGTTCCTATAGTTTTTTAGCATTAGTCAAAGAATGTAGAAAAATGTTAAATAATTTTTCTTCTTTGTTAACTTTATCGTATTTAGGTGCACAACGTGTAGTGCCAAATTATAATCTTATGGGTCTAGCTAAAGCATCATTAGAAGCAAACGTTCGTTATATGGCTTATTCATTAGGAAAAGAAAACACTCGAGTTAATGCCATTTCATCTGGTCCCATTAGAACTATTTCTTCTTATAAAATTAAAAATTTTAATAAAATACAAAATTATTCTAATTCATCTTCATTTTTAAAAAATTCCATTACTAGTGAAAATATAGGTAATACGGCATCTTTTTTATTATCAGATTTGTCTTTAGGCATTACAGGTTCAGTTATTTATGTTGATAATGGATTTAACATAAGCAGCATAAATGGTCTAATATAA
- the rnb gene encoding exoribonuclease II — MFQNNPLLTQLKKNLHAKTPRVEGIVKSTERGFGFLEIDVQRSYFIPPKNMKKVMHGDKIVALLKTEKDREIVEPEKLLEPFLNRFVGKIEKKDNRLFIMPDYPFLKDLIICQPSKNCVNIFQNGDWAIARLTKHKLKGDYIFCAELTEKITKKDDPLIPWWVTLARHNLDNKEPLAEEKDLILKENYDRKDLTDLDFITIDNINTKDIDDAIFVNEKTNGDISLTVAIADPTAYIQYGSKLDILASKRAFTNYLPGFNIPMLPRKLSEDICSLNPNKRRPVLACNITILKNGNISDKIEFFLAWIKSKSKLSYDHVSDWIENSGSWIPPTKAIEKQILILHRLCLLRMKWRKVNAVLFKDSIEYRFHLSENGNIIDVLVEKRRIAHKIIEESMILANISAANFLSKNLGFGIYNIHAGFDPVNAENAVSFLRSYNLKFSAEEITTLKGFCNLRRVLNILSNNYIDSRIRRFQSFGDFSTIPGPHFALGFSEYATWTSPIRKYSDMINHRLLKSIIKKESSIKPTEDIKLKISEQRRRNRMSERDISDWLYTILLQQKKYKNKKFDAEIIDISRNGIRARLIENGANVFIPGLFIHPIREELNFNQETGKVFVNNIIRYKISDLIQVTLSDIRLETRSIIAKPELSKLK, encoded by the coding sequence ATGTTCCAAAATAATCCATTACTTACACAGTTAAAAAAAAACCTACATGCTAAAACGCCACGTGTTGAAGGCATAGTAAAAAGCACTGAAAGAGGATTTGGATTTTTAGAAATTGATGTACAAAGAAGTTATTTTATACCTCCAAAAAACATGAAAAAAGTTATGCATGGAGATAAGATAGTTGCATTACTAAAAACAGAAAAAGATAGAGAAATAGTTGAACCTGAAAAATTACTTGAACCTTTTTTAAATAGGTTTGTTGGAAAGATAGAAAAAAAAGATAATAGACTGTTTATAATGCCAGATTATCCATTTTTAAAAGATCTTATAATATGTCAACCTAGTAAAAATTGTGTTAATATTTTTCAGAATGGAGATTGGGCAATAGCTCGATTAACAAAACATAAACTTAAAGGAGATTATATCTTTTGTGCTGAACTAACTGAAAAAATTACAAAAAAAGATGATCCATTAATACCATGGTGGGTAACTTTGGCACGTCATAATCTTGATAATAAAGAACCTTTAGCAGAAGAAAAAGATCTTATATTAAAAGAAAATTATGATAGAAAAGATTTAACAGATTTAGATTTTATAACTATAGATAATATAAACACTAAAGATATTGATGATGCTATTTTTGTTAATGAAAAAACCAATGGTGACATTTCTTTAACTGTAGCCATTGCAGACCCAACAGCTTATATACAATATGGTAGTAAACTAGATATTTTAGCATCCAAAAGAGCTTTTACAAATTATTTACCGGGTTTTAATATTCCCATGTTACCCCGAAAGTTATCAGAAGATATATGTTCATTGAATCCTAATAAACGTCGTCCTGTGTTAGCATGTAATATTACTATTTTAAAAAATGGAAATATATCTGATAAGATTGAATTTTTTTTAGCATGGATAAAATCGAAATCAAAATTATCTTATGATCATGTCTCAGATTGGATTGAAAATTCTGGTTCATGGATACCGCCGACAAAAGCTATTGAAAAACAGATATTAATTTTACATCGTTTATGTTTATTACGTATGAAATGGCGTAAAGTCAATGCAGTATTATTTAAAGACAGCATAGAGTATCGTTTTCATTTATCTGAAAATGGAAATATTATAGATGTTTTAGTTGAAAAAAGACGTATTGCTCATAAAATTATCGAAGAATCCATGATACTTGCAAATATATCTGCCGCTAATTTTTTATCTAAAAATCTTGGTTTTGGTATATATAATATACATGCTGGTTTTGATCCTGTTAATGCTGAAAATGCAGTTTCTTTTTTAAGAAGTTATAATTTAAAATTTAGTGCTGAAGAAATAACTACTTTAAAAGGTTTTTGTAATCTTAGACGTGTTTTAAATATATTATCAAACAATTATATTGATAGTCGTATTCGTCGTTTTCAATCTTTTGGAGATTTTAGTACCATACCCGGACCTCATTTCGCACTTGGTTTTTCAGAATATGCAACCTGGACTTCTCCTATTCGCAAATATAGTGACATGATTAATCATCGTTTGTTAAAATCTATTATAAAAAAAGAATCGTCGATTAAACCTACTGAAGACATTAAATTAAAAATAAGTGAACAAAGACGACGTAATCGAATGTCTGAAAGAGATATTTCAGATTGGCTTTATACTATATTATTACAACAAAAAAAATACAAAAATAAAAAATTTGATGCTGAAATAATTGATATTTCAAGAAATGGAATAAGAGCTCGATTAATAGAAAATGGTGCTAATGTTTTTATTCCTGGACTTTTTATACATCCTATTAGAGAAGAATTAAATTTTAATCAAGAAACAGGTAAGGTATTTGTTAATAATATTATACGTTATAAAATATCTGATTTAATTCAAGTAACCTTATCAGATATTCGTCTAGAAACACGCAGTATTATTGCCAAACCTGAACTTTCAAAATTAAAATAA
- a CDS encoding transglycosylase SLT domain-containing protein yields the protein MTLGIIIITMLLLTGYNQFLNIKQDSKINYFLNKNRIENTLKNWNNIIQIAAHQYKVDEKLIKSIIYAESSGNPYAKSKSNAIGLMQIKPSSAGAEVYRLNGKTGQPSIKALYNPQINIDIGTAYISFLQKKLISIKNKDVMRYATIVSYVNGNSALLKTFSKNRKEAINIINTMTTKSFCAHIKKNIQRCKLFVI from the coding sequence ATGACATTAGGCATTATAATTATTACTATGCTATTATTGACTGGATATAATCAGTTTTTGAATATTAAACAAGATTCAAAAATAAATTATTTTTTAAATAAAAATAGAATAGAAAATACTTTAAAAAATTGGAATAATATTATTCAAATTGCTGCACATCAATATAAAGTAGATGAAAAATTAATTAAGTCCATTATTTATGCGGAGTCTTCTGGAAATCCTTATGCTAAAAGTAAATCTAATGCTATCGGATTAATGCAAATAAAACCTTCTTCAGCCGGAGCAGAAGTATATCGATTAAATGGAAAAACAGGTCAGCCTTCGATTAAAGCATTATACAACCCACAAATAAATATTGATATAGGAACTGCCTATATTAGTTTTTTACAAAAAAAATTAATTAGTATAAAAAACAAAGATGTAATGAGATATGCTACTATTGTTTCATATGTGAATGGAAACAGTGCACTTCTTAAAACGTTTTCTAAAAATAGAAAAGAAGCAATAAATATCATCAATACTATGACAACAAAATCTTTTTGTGCACACATAAAAAAAAACATCCAGCGATGCAAGCTTTTCGTTATTTAA
- a CDS encoding DUF489 family protein → MCLKSILEINPTSVITIYGNHEKNLVIGLKILLSTLTFSSFSYSYCELIKYILNMITIERKLKNNRMAIYSLRNKIAVISGEYYLNYNIKNLTSKLANLYLEIISSLGSRILVKGVKNFLQDLQIQEKIRCLLFSGIRSIVLWKQYGGNQLQLIYFRCFIIKKIKKILYDLRDIT, encoded by the coding sequence ATATGCTTAAAAAGTATTTTAGAAATTAATCCTACTTCTGTAATTACAATATATGGAAATCATGAAAAAAACTTAGTAATAGGATTAAAAATACTATTATCAACTTTAACTTTTTCTAGTTTTTCCTATTCTTATTGTGAATTAATTAAATATATTTTAAACATGATAACTATTGAAAGAAAATTAAAAAATAATCGTATGGCAATTTATTCTTTAAGAAATAAAATAGCAGTTATATCGGGTGAATATTATTTAAATTATAATATAAAAAATTTAACTAGTAAACTAGCAAATCTATATCTTGAAATTATTAGTTCGTTAGGTTCTCGTATTTTAGTAAAGGGAGTAAAAAATTTTTTGCAGGATCTTCAAATACAAGAAAAAATTCGATGTTTGTTATTTTCAGGTATACGTTCTATAGTTTTGTGGAAACAATATGGCGGTAATCAATTACAATTAATATATTTTAGATGTTTTATCATTAAAAAAATAAAAAAAATATTATATGATTTAAGAGATATTACTTAA
- the lipB gene encoding lipoyl(octanoyl) transferase LipB produces MQKKFIFFRNLGLENWLTTIKKMNNFTKLRNVYTFDEIWFVEHHPIFTQGQLKEKENIIFSSDIPIVKTDRGGQITYHGPGQQVLYFLIDLKRRKISIRQLIDIMQKIVIETLSNFSLKAYIKERSPGVYINKEKICSLGLRIKKGSTLHGLALNIDMNLKPFDYIYPCGDMNIKMTQIKNFNSKIKLKDVQIILIEQISKLFKVIMINSD; encoded by the coding sequence TTGCAAAAAAAATTTATCTTTTTTCGTAATTTAGGACTAGAAAATTGGTTAACAACTATTAAAAAAATGAACAATTTTACAAAATTACGTAATGTTTATACATTTGATGAAATTTGGTTCGTGGAACATCATCCAATTTTTACTCAAGGACAATTAAAGGAAAAAGAAAATATAATTTTCTCTAGTGATATTCCGATAGTAAAAACTGACAGAGGTGGTCAAATTACATATCATGGACCTGGACAACAAGTATTATATTTTTTAATAGATTTAAAACGTCGAAAAATTAGTATTCGTCAATTAATAGATATAATGCAAAAAATAGTAATAGAAACTTTAAGTAATTTTTCTCTTAAAGCATATATTAAAGAAAGATCACCAGGTGTATATATAAATAAAGAAAAAATATGTTCTTTAGGATTGCGAATAAAAAAAGGATCAACTTTGCACGGTTTAGCACTTAATATTGATATGAATTTAAAACCGTTTGACTATATTTATCCTTGTGGAGATATGAATATAAAAATGACACAAATAAAAAATTTTAATTCAAAGATTAAGTTAAAAGATGTGCAAATTATTTTAATCGAACAAATATCTAAATTATTCAAAGTTATTATGATAAACAGTGATTGA
- the lipA gene encoding lipoyl synthase yields the protein MKKNKDVLLKNKTSEKLNFVTTKKNCNITEKLKKPNWIKIKIPINTSRIYQIKNALRKNNLHSVCEEAHCPNLSECFNNGTATFMILGSTCTRNCPFCAVFHGKPNPVNIEEPKKLSDTIFDMGINYVVITSVVRDDLYDGGAQHFVNCIQAIRNRNTVKIEILVPDFRGRIELILNIFNNALPDVFNHNIENVPRMYKKIRPGANYKRSLLLLESFKKKYFNIPTKSGLMLGIGEKDIEIIQVMKDLYSSGVTLLTIGQYLQPSMYHLPVKRYISISEFESLKKEALSIGFTNAFCGPFVRSSYHASAQSHLPMKK from the coding sequence ATGAAGAAAAATAAAGATGTCTTATTAAAAAATAAGACATCAGAAAAATTAAATTTTGTTACTACTAAAAAAAATTGCAACATTACAGAGAAATTAAAAAAACCTAATTGGATAAAAATCAAAATACCTATTAATACATCTCGTATATATCAAATAAAAAATGCTTTACGAAAAAATAATCTACATTCTGTTTGTGAGGAAGCTCACTGTCCTAATTTATCAGAATGTTTTAATAATGGTACTGCAACATTTATGATTCTCGGATCCACATGTACACGAAATTGTCCTTTTTGTGCAGTTTTTCATGGAAAACCTAATCCTGTAAACATAGAAGAACCTAAAAAACTATCTGATACTATTTTTGACATGGGAATCAACTATGTGGTAATTACATCAGTCGTACGTGATGATTTATATGATGGAGGTGCTCAACATTTTGTTAATTGTATTCAAGCTATTCGAAACAGAAATACTGTAAAAATTGAAATATTAGTTCCTGATTTTCGAGGAAGGATAGAATTAATTTTGAATATTTTTAATAACGCATTACCTGATGTTTTTAATCATAATATCGAAAATGTTCCTAGAATGTACAAAAAAATTCGTCCCGGAGCAAATTACAAAAGATCTTTGTTGCTGTTAGAATCATTTAAAAAAAAATATTTTAATATCCCAACAAAATCAGGTTTAATGCTAGGTATTGGAGAAAAAGATATAGAAATTATTCAAGTTATGAAAGATCTTTATTCAAGCGGTGTTACATTATTGACAATAGGCCAATATTTGCAACCTAGTATGTATCATCTACCAGTAAAACGTTATATATCAATTTCCGAATTCGAAAGCCTAAAAAAAGAAGCTTTATCTATTGGTTTTACCAACGCTTTTTGTGGTCCTTTTGTTCGTTCATCATATCATGCTAGTGCTCAATCGCATTTACCTATGAAGAAATAA